Proteins from a single region of Corylus avellana chromosome ca11, CavTom2PMs-1.0:
- the LOC132166244 gene encoding kinesin-like protein KIN-1 isoform X1: MSNITVCARFRPLSSKEKRDHGDTVCIRRIDAETFLFKDEKEEDFTFSFDRVFYEESKQAGVYEFLALPIVRDAVNAINGTIITYGQTGAGKTYSMEGPGVLECDEKKKGILPRVVDGLFEHIKSFDKIAKYSIKLSMVEIYMEKVRDLLDLSKDHIQIKESKVQGILLSGATEISILDPAQALESLSTGIANRAVGETQMNMASSRSHSVYIFTVQQELIGEKRVNTGKLVLVDLAGSEKVEKTGAEGRVLEEAKMINKSLSALGNVINALTCGSGRANHIPYRDSKLTRILQDALGGNTRTALLCCCSPSSSNASESLSTLRFGGRAKHIKSSPRVNCNDDKLAKKQEVLYPNKDESCERILNKLRERLDIEDVKLLEELFILEGIFFDPYSVEELETGYADVTLRTISLLQHELEELVPNFEELKKENKVLKDRIAAVERLDALRKEDGVISNVLHKISGIIRFFIFWGPFSSVKMLK; encoded by the exons ATGTCAAATATAACGGTCTGTGCTCGCTTCAGGCCTTTGAGTTCGAAAGAGAAAAGAGATCATGGCGATACTGTCTGTATTCGACGCATAGACGCTGAAACTTTCCTTTTCAAG GATGAGAAGGAGGAAGATTTCACTTTCAGCTTCGATAGGGTATTCTATGAGGAATCTAAGCAAGCGGGGGTCTATGAATTTCTAGCTTTGCCTATTGTTCGAG ATGCTGTTAATGCAATCAACGGGACGATTATTACTTACGGACAG ACTGGAGCTGGAAAGACGTATAGTATGGAG GGGCCTGGCGTTCTAGAATGTGACGAGAAGAAGAAAGGGATACTTCCAAGAGTAGTAGATGGACTTTTTGAGCATATTAAATCTTTTGATAAAATAGCAAAATACTCTATCAAGTTGTCAATG GTAGAGATCTACATGGAAAAAGTAAG GGACCTCCTTGATTTATCCAAGGACCATATACAGATTAAGGAGAGCAAAGTACAAGGGATATTGTTGTCTGGAGCAACAGAG ATCTCTATACTGGATCCTGCGCAAGCACTAGAAAGCCTATCG ACTGGGATAGCTAACAGAGCAGTTGGAGAGACCC AAATGAACATGGCCAGCAGTAGAAGTCATTCTGTTTACATTTTCACAGTCCAACAAGAACTAATTGGCGAGAAGAG AGTGAACACTGGGAAACTAGTCCTTGTGGACTTGGCAGGATCAGAGAAAGTGGAGAAAACGGGGGCTGAAGGGAGAGTTCTTGAAGAAGCTAAAATGATCAACAAGTCCCTCTCAGCCCTTGGGAATGTTATAAATGCTTTGACATGTGGCTCAGGCAGAGCAAACCACATCCCATATCGTGATTCTAAGCTTACTCGGATTCTACAGGATGCACTT GGTGGGAACACCAGAACTGCTTTATTGTGTTGTTGCTCACCGAGCTCTTCAAATGCATCAGAGAGCCTATCCACTCTTCGGTTTGGTGGGAG GGCAAAGCATATCAAGTCATCACCACGTGTTAACTGCAATGATGATAAACTTGCTAAGAAGCAAGAAGTTCTCTATCCAAATAAAGATGAATCATGCGAGAGAATTTTAAACAAG TTGAGGGAGAGATTGGATATTGAAGATGTGAAATTACTCGAAGAGTTGTTCATTCTGGAGGGAATTTTCTTTGATCCGTATTCGGTTGAAGAGCTGGAAACAGGTTATGCAGATGTTACTTTACGGACAATTTCCTTACTACAACACGAATTGGAAGAGCTTGTGCCTAATTTTGAAGAG cTTAAGAAGGAGAACAAGGTTCTCAAAGACAGAATAGCAGCTGTTGAGAGGCTTGATGCACTCCGCAAAGAAGATGGCGTAAT
- the LOC132166244 gene encoding kinesin-like protein KIN-1 isoform X2, protein MEGPGVLECDEKKKGILPRVVDGLFEHIKSFDKIAKYSIKLSMVEIYMEKVRDLLDLSKDHIQIKESKVQGILLSGATEISILDPAQALESLSTGIANRAVGETQMNMASSRSHSVYIFTVQQELIGEKRVNTGKLVLVDLAGSEKVEKTGAEGRVLEEAKMINKSLSALGNVINALTCGSGRANHIPYRDSKLTRILQDALGGNTRTALLCCCSPSSSNASESLSTLRFGGRAKHIKSSPRVNCNDDKLAKKQEVLYPNKDESCERILNKLRERLDIEDVKLLEELFILEGIFFDPYSVEELETGYADVTLRTISLLQHELEELVPNFEELKKENKVLKDRIAAVERLDALRKEDGVISNVLHKISGIIRFFIFWGPFSSVKMLK, encoded by the exons ATGGAG GGGCCTGGCGTTCTAGAATGTGACGAGAAGAAGAAAGGGATACTTCCAAGAGTAGTAGATGGACTTTTTGAGCATATTAAATCTTTTGATAAAATAGCAAAATACTCTATCAAGTTGTCAATG GTAGAGATCTACATGGAAAAAGTAAG GGACCTCCTTGATTTATCCAAGGACCATATACAGATTAAGGAGAGCAAAGTACAAGGGATATTGTTGTCTGGAGCAACAGAG ATCTCTATACTGGATCCTGCGCAAGCACTAGAAAGCCTATCG ACTGGGATAGCTAACAGAGCAGTTGGAGAGACCC AAATGAACATGGCCAGCAGTAGAAGTCATTCTGTTTACATTTTCACAGTCCAACAAGAACTAATTGGCGAGAAGAG AGTGAACACTGGGAAACTAGTCCTTGTGGACTTGGCAGGATCAGAGAAAGTGGAGAAAACGGGGGCTGAAGGGAGAGTTCTTGAAGAAGCTAAAATGATCAACAAGTCCCTCTCAGCCCTTGGGAATGTTATAAATGCTTTGACATGTGGCTCAGGCAGAGCAAACCACATCCCATATCGTGATTCTAAGCTTACTCGGATTCTACAGGATGCACTT GGTGGGAACACCAGAACTGCTTTATTGTGTTGTTGCTCACCGAGCTCTTCAAATGCATCAGAGAGCCTATCCACTCTTCGGTTTGGTGGGAG GGCAAAGCATATCAAGTCATCACCACGTGTTAACTGCAATGATGATAAACTTGCTAAGAAGCAAGAAGTTCTCTATCCAAATAAAGATGAATCATGCGAGAGAATTTTAAACAAG TTGAGGGAGAGATTGGATATTGAAGATGTGAAATTACTCGAAGAGTTGTTCATTCTGGAGGGAATTTTCTTTGATCCGTATTCGGTTGAAGAGCTGGAAACAGGTTATGCAGATGTTACTTTACGGACAATTTCCTTACTACAACACGAATTGGAAGAGCTTGTGCCTAATTTTGAAGAG cTTAAGAAGGAGAACAAGGTTCTCAAAGACAGAATAGCAGCTGTTGAGAGGCTTGATGCACTCCGCAAAGAAGATGGCGTAAT